Sequence from the Methanosarcina siciliae T4/M genome:
GCTTTACCCGCAAACCCACAGCAGCAACACGTTCACGAACATGGTCTGCTGGAACCATTTTACACCTTATCGGTATGCGTATGTAAACGGGAATGTGATTATCTCGTGCACTACCGAAGGAGTTACCAGATTTCACCAGCCGATAGGTCCCAGGGACCCTGAACTTATGCGTGAGCTTATACGGCTGGCACTGGATGTGAGCGACGAAACTCCCATTGAGCTCATCGATCCGGGTACTGCACAGTGGATGCAGGAGCTCGATCCCGGGCTCGTGCTGGTCCCGGACCGGGACAATTTCGAATATGTGTACAGGGCATCTGACCTTGCGGAACTCCCGGGGAAGAAGTTCCAGAAAATCCGCAGCCATCTCAACAGGTTCCGGAAGAACTGTTTGAATACGGTTGAACTGGTAATATCCGAAAACCTGGAAGAAGTAATGAAATTCCTTAAAAAATGGTCTGAGTGGAAGGGGTGCAGGAAAAATTTAGTCCTTGCCAGCGAAATCGGAGCGGCTCTCTATGCGGTAGAACATTTCAACGAACTCCCTCTGCAGGGTCTTCTGATCCGGGTAGATTCCGAGATCGGCGCTATTTCTCTCTATGAGTGTCTCAACACGGACACTGCGATCATCCACTTTGAGAAAGGTCTTCCGGATTGTGAAGGGATCTATAAAGCTATCAATGAGGAAACCGCATCAGTTCTTGCAGGCGAGGTGGAATACATCAACAGGGAAAGCGACCTCGGGGTTGGTGGCCTTCGGGAAGCAAAGCTGCGGTACCACCCGCATCACATGGTCGAAGTATATTCGCTTAACCGCCCGAATTGCGCTTCGGGAGCACGCGGTCCTTTTCGCTGCGCTCAAGAGGACTAAAATTACAGGTCTTCTGATCCGTACAACCATATCCACTATACTGAGTCGTTCTTGTCCCGCTCGACGCAGGAGAGCGGTCGTCTCAAAAAATTGAAAAAATAAAAGTAAGAGGAAAATGGTCAAATTACCTGCAGGATGTAAATATGACTTAAACTTTCTAAAAATATGACTTAGACTTTCTAAAAAATACTTGTTTTCAATTTCCTTCTTTAGTCTCAATTTTCTTTCTGCTTTTTGTGCAGGGCCTCCAGACAAGCTGGCGGAGGAGCTGGTATTTACATGTGGATTAATTACGTTTTTTGGGGTATTGGAAAGTATTTTTCGAGCAAGGGGGACTTTTTTCCATAGTATTAAATTCTCTTAATACCAGCCTGAATTCACCTGTCCTTTTTCTTACTCAGGGCGGCCGGCTTTGGCCCGGCAGAACGCAGAAGAGAAAGATGGAAGTTTCATCTTCGAGTACTCTGAATAGTACAAATCGATTAATAAAGAACAGCCAATCCATTTGTGAAAGAAAAAAGAAATTGAAAGAAGAAAAAGGAATTGAAAGAAAAAATAGAATCGGAAGAAGAGGAAATAAAGAAATTACTCTTCTTGCTTCATTCTTCTGCCTTCTTTTCCCCGAAAGCTTCTTTTACGATCTTAACTGCACAGAGTTCGCCGCACATGGAACAGGCATCGCTTTCCGTCTTTCGGGCATCCCGGATTTTGCGAGCGCGATCGCTGTCGATTGCAAGTTCGAACTGCTTTTCCCAGTCGAGGTCCCTGCGGGCATAGGCCATGGCCGTGTCCTGTTTCCAGGCGCGTTTTCTTTGCCCTTCTTTTATGAGGTCAATTGTGTGGGCTGCGAGCTTTGTTACGAGCAGGCCTTCTTTGATATCTTCGAGGGAGGGGAGAGCGAGGTGTTCGGAAGGGGTTACCATGCAGAGGAAGTCCGTGCCGTGCATCCCGGCAACTGCGCCTCCTATCGCTCCGGTTATGTGGTCAAAACCGGGAGCGATATCGGTGACCAGGGGGCCAAGGAGGTAGAGTGGGGCTCCGTCGCAGAGCTCTTTCATGCCCCTGACGCTGAGCTCGATCTCGTTTAAGGGGACGTGCCCGGGGCCTTCCACAAAGGTCTGGACATTGGCTGCCCTTGAGCGTTTTACAAGCTCTCCGAGGGTGATGAACTCCATGAACTTGGGGCGGTCGGAGGCATCGGCAATACAGCCGGGGCGCATACCGTCTCCAAGGCTGAGGGTCATGTCGTATTCTTTTGCGATTTCAA
This genomic interval carries:
- a CDS encoding DUF2156 domain-containing protein codes for the protein MLSLEDFKPVTLADRTFFERYYALYPQTHSSNTFTNMVCWNHFTPYRYAYVNGNVIISCTTEGVTRFHQPIGPRDPELMRELIRLALDVSDETPIELIDPGTAQWMQELDPGLVLVPDRDNFEYVYRASDLAELPGKKFQKIRSHLNRFRKNCLNTVELVISENLEEVMKFLKKWSEWKGCRKNLVLASEIGAALYAVEHFNELPLQGLLIRVDSEIGAISLYECLNTDTAIIHFEKGLPDCEGIYKAINEETASVLAGEVEYINRESDLGVGGLREAKLRYHPHHMVEVYSLNRPNCASGARGPFRCAQED
- the thiC gene encoding phosphomethylpyrimidine synthase, producing the protein MTLMEDAKKGIVTPSIEDVAKAEGIDAETVRSCVAKGLIAIPKNNRRETLPVGIGKYMSTKINANVGTSRDCIDIDAEVEKAKAAKAFGAHAVMDLSTGGDLNEIRTRILKAVNIPVGTVPIYQAAASRKVVVEMTSDDMFNAVRKHAEQGVDFVTVHAGVNLNSLERLRQSDRIMNVVSRGGSFTLAWMLHNGEDNPFYAEFDYLLEIAKEYDMTLSLGDGMRPGCIADASDRPKFMEFITLGELVKRSRAANVQTFVEGPGHVPLNEIELSVRGMKELCDGAPLYLLGPLVTDIAPGFDHITGAIGGAVAGMHGTDFLCMVTPSEHLALPSLEDIKEGLLVTKLAAHTIDLIKEGQRKRAWKQDTAMAYARRDLDWEKQFELAIDSDRARKIRDARKTESDACSMCGELCAVKIVKEAFGEKKAEE